TGCATCCCCTTCGATGCCAGCTTCAGCGCCGGTGTTGCCACCATCAATAATGATCCGGTAGCCGCCTATGCCTGGACGTTCGGGGACAGCCATACCGGAAATACCGCGCTACCGGCCATTACGCACCAATATACCGCCACGGGCAGCTACGATGTTACCCTGAGCGTGACCACGCAGCAGGGATGCACCGCCACCCGTACTTTCCCCCAAATGGTGAGCACCGGCACACCGCCGCAGCAGGTAACCTTCACCGCCACCCGCACAGACGACTGCGCCGGTACCAGCACCCGCCTGCTGGCCTCTGCCGTCAATGCAGATCACTACCGCTGGGACTTCGGGGACGGTACAACGCAGGAAGGAACGGCATACGACATCAACCACATTTTTCGTGCAGGCGGTAACGTTACGATACAAATGGCAGCGGGCTCCAACGGGTGTTACACCAACGCCCCCGCGGTGAACCTCACCAATCTTGGCCCGGTAGCGGATTTCACGTTCCAGCGCCGCTGCGATAACAAAATGGCCTTTGATTTCACCAATATTTCCACCGGCTCGCCGGACGATACCTACGAATGGGACTTTGATGACGGCAGCCCCTTGAGCAACAGCATCCACCCGCAGCACATTTATACCACAGGCGGCACCTACACTGTGCGCCTCACCGTGCGGAACGCGGCGCAGCAATGCGTCAGCACGCTCTTTAAAACCATCCAGGTATTCACGGCGGATTTCCATACCGGCGTTGGCACCATCTGCCGGAGCAGCCAGGTGCCTTATGGCGTGGTGCATGTGCCCAACACCCTGGTAGACACATACGACTGGCGGTTCGGGGACGGTTCCGTGCTGGCCACCACGGAGGAAGACATCCTTAAAACCGTGCATAACACCGGCGTCTACACGGATATGCTCATCATCCGTTACAAAGACCCCGCCTATTGTCCTGATACGATCATCAAGCAAAACCACCTGACCGTCATTGCACCCGAAGCGGGGCTAACGGTATCTGGCAATGCCTGCGAAGGGCAACCCGTGACATTTGAAGATATTTCCATTCCATCGCCCAATATCCCGCTGACGGAATGGCATTGGGACCTTGGCAACGGTGTGCGCACTTCCGGCCAGGAGCCAGCGCCTGCGGTGTACCCTACCAGCGGCGTGTACCCCGTAAAGCTGGTGGTGACGGATGCCCGCAATTGCGTGGACTCCACGACCATCCAGATCACCGTCCGCCCCACGCCGGTCATGCATGCTGTAACGCCGCAGGAAAAGATCTGTGAAGGCAACAGCGTGACATTGCAGGGCATCAGCAATGCAGCCGTTCAATGGCAGCCGTTTTACCAGATCAGTTGCCTCAATTGCGACAACCCGGTGGTAAGCCCGCTGATCGATACCGCCTATATAGCCACCGCTGTTAACACACACGGCTGCATGGTCAGCGATACAGTACGGATCAATGTAGTACCGGAAGTGCACCTGACCGTAAGCGCGGATACCGCCATCTGCAGCGGCATGAACGCACAGCTCCGGGCCTATGGCGCCGCGGCTTACAGCTGGACGCCGGCGGATGCCACGATCATCGGCGCCAATACCGCCCTGCCGGTAGTAACCCCCACCGCCAATACCACTTACACGGTCAGCGCCAGCAATGATGCAGCCTGCCCGGGCGCTACAGCACAGATCGATGTGGAAGTGAAACCGGTGCCAACCGTCAATGCCGGGGCAGACCAGGTGGTGACCGTGGGCAGCGTGGTGCAGCTGTCGCCCGTGTACAGCAGCGATGTAGTGAGCCTGGAGTGGAAACCCGCTACCTATCTCGATTGCGCCACCTGTGCGGAAACGTTCGCCACCCCGCGCCAGTCCATGGACTATGCGCTGGAAGTGACCAATGACCAGGGCTGCAAACGCACGGATGTGCTGAACATCAAGCTGGTCTGCGACGAGAGCGTAGTGTTCTTCCCCAATGCGTTCTCCCCTAACGGTGATGGTATGAACGATATCTTCTATCCCCGCGGCAAGGGCATCCGTACGGTGAAGTCACTGCGGATATACAACCGCCTGGGGCAGGAAGTGTTCCGGCGGGAGAATTTCAATGTAGAGGACATGAGCATGGCCTGGGACGGCAGTTTCAAAGGGAACAAACTGGCGGCGGATGTGTACATCTACATGGTGGAGCTGCTTTGCGACTCCAACGAGACTTTTCATTTAAAAGGCAATGTAACTTTATTACGATAACAACATGAAAACGCTGAAAAGCATGAAAAACAGGTGGAAGGCTGCGATATTGGTGTGCTGTTGCTGCGGGGCCCTTGAGGGCGCCGCGCAGGATATTCACCTGTCGCAGTTCGCTGAAACGCCTATTCTGCGCAATCCCGCGCTGATTGGCATTTTCAACGGCGATATGCGGATACAGGCGGTGTACCGCAACCAGTGGAACAGCGTGACCATTCCGTACCAGACGGGAACGGTGAGCGGCGAAATGAAATTCCCCGTGGGCAATTACAGCGATCACGTTACCGCCGGCATGCAGCTGACCTATGACCGGGCGGGCGCTTCCCGCCTGCAATCCGTGCAGATACTGCCGGCCATCAATTACCATAAATCACTGAGTGAAGATAAAAGCAGTTTCCTGTCCCTGGGTTTTATGGGCGGCATCGTACAGCGCCAGTTCGATCCCACCCAGCTGACCTTCAACAACCAGTACACCAATGGCCGGTTCGACCCCTATTCCCCTACCGGAGAGGAAGGCCGCCTGGCAAAGATCGGGTACACCTACTGGGATGCCGGCGTGGGCATGAGTTATAACGGCGTGCTGGGAGAAGCCACCAATTACTTTATCGGCGCAGCCTATTACCACTTCAACCGCCCGAAAGTATCGTTTTACAATGATGAGGCAGTGGAGCTGGACCCGAAGCTGAGCATCAACTTCGGCATTACCGTTCCCGTCTCCGAACGGGTAAAGGTGATCGCCCATTACAACCAGCTGCACCAGGGCGCTTACCAGGAGTACATCGGTGGGGCCATGATCGGGTACGGATTGATGGATGAGGGACTGGAATCTGACCGGGGGATGTACGGCGGCCTGTTCTTCCGGTGGAATGACGCGGTGGTGCCGATGGTACGGCTGGATATGGGCACTTATGAAATAGGGGTAAGCTATGATGTGAATGTTTCCCGGCTGCGGACCGCCAGCCAGGCCATGGGGGGATTTGAACTGTCGATGGTATTCAAGAGCTTTCTCAACAGCCGCAATTCAACACTCAATAGTGTTGTTTGTCCAAGTTTTTAGCCGAATGTTAAAAAGCGTTAAATATTTCAAAAAAACAAGGCCCGCTGTACAATATTTGGCGTACCGTTTGTTATATTTACAATAGGATCAAAACCAAAAACATTTGGCTAATATTTAAAAAAATCGTTATCTTTGGATACTATGTTGAAAAACTTTACTCTCTTTTTATTTATTGCGCTCTGTACCATATCCGCTCCGGCGTGGTCCCAAAGCACAAAACCACTGTCAAACGATAGTGCGAGTAAGGTTATTAAAGCATATCCCAATCCCGCATCCACGAAGATATTTCTGGAACTCCAGCGTAATAACGATAAACAATATGAAATTATTGTTTACAACTTCCTCGGGAAGAAAGTAGACCACTTCAAGAATATCAGCCAGCGTACCCAGGTAAACCTGGATAATTACTACCCCGGTATTTATATTTTCCAGTTGAGGGACAAGGATGGAACGCTGGTGGAATCGGGAAAATTCAATGTCGTCAAGTAGATCGTCTTACGATCCTCATATAAAAAAACGGGTGCGTCAGGAACTGATGCACCCGTTTTTTATGGGCAAACCGGGTGGATAATGCCATCTGGCCCTGAGATCACCCACTGCATAACCGTAGTATCCCCATGGATCCCCCCGGTCAGTGGCATTGCGGATACGAAATAATCAACTGAAATATGCTCCCCGTCACGGAAACGGCAGCTTGTCCGCCTCCGTTACTGCACTTCCACGATCAGGAACTTCAGGTAGGTCGTATTTTCAATATTCCAGAGTATCGGATGGTCCTGCGCCTGGGTCATGAAAGTGACCTGCCGCAACTTCTTGCGGGCGTCTTTCGCAGCCATGTCAATGATCTCCAGGAAAAGGGAGGGATCTACCAGGTTGGTGCAGCTGGCGGTGACCAGGAAACCTCCGGGTTTGAGCAGTTTCATGCCGCGCAGGTTGATCTCTTTATAACCGGTAATGGCCTTCTGGATGTTCTCCCGGCTTTTGGTAAAGGCCGGCGGGTCCAGGATCACCACATCAAACTTCCTGTCTTCCTTCGTCCATTGCTTCAGCTGATCGAATGCATTGACCGCAATGAATTTGCAGGTATCCTGCAGCCCGTTCAGCTCCGCGTTCCGGCGGGCAGTGGCTACGGCATGCTCCGAAATATCCAGGCCCAGCACGCTTTTAGCGCCGTAATGCCCGGCATGGCAGGAGAAAGTGCCGGTGTAACAGAATGCTTCCAGCACATCGGCCCCTTTTACAATATGCTGAATGGCCCGGCGATTGTCCTGCTGATCAAGAAAATAACCGGTTTTCTGCCCGTTTTCAATGTCTACATGAAAACGGAGACCGTTCTCATTCAGGATAATATTGGTATCAAAAGGCGCGCTTAAAAAGCCCTTCTGCTGGGGCAGACCTTCCAGTTCCCGTACCGGCACATCATTCCGCTCATAGATGCCTTTGGGTGAGAATATTTTTTCCAGCGCGGCCACGATAGCCGGTTTCCACCGGTCTATACCCAATGCCAGCGTCTGAATGACCAGGTAGTCGTTGAATTTATCGATGATGAGGGCGGGCAGTTCATCCGCCTCCCCGAACACCAGGCGGCAGTTTTCCACATACCCGATCTTTTGCCGGTATGCCCAGGCTTTTTCCAGCCGGTGCAGAAAAAAAGCGTCGTTGATCTCCTCGTTGCGGTCCCGCGTCAGCAGGCGCACCAGTATCTGGGACTGCGGGTTGATGTATCCCCGGCCCACAAATACGCCGGTATGGGTGAACACATCCACGATATCACCGGGGCTGACCGCTCCTTCCACCTGGCCCACTTCATTGCCGAAAATCCAGGGATGGCCCAGTAAAACCCTGTTCTGTATCTTCTTTTTAAGAAAAACCTTTGTCATGTATTTCATTTCGCAGGCGCAAAGGTACGCTTTCCGGCGATCTTGCCGAATCCTGCCAAATTGTCCCGTCCGTCAGCCTTGGCAAAATTATTGTCCGTTGTACCTTTGCAGACAATTTATACTATCATGACAGAAAAAGATCAAGACATACAGGCAAATGGGCAGCCGGAGGATTTTATCCCGAATATCAATGCAGACGAGAACCAGAGCGGATCTACCCATTTGAATGATGCCCTGCCCGAGGAAAGTGAGCTGGAAAAAGTGCGTACGGAACTGGACGAGCTGCGGAAGAAGTACCTCCTGCTGAATGCCGATTTTGACAATTTCAAGAAACGTAACGCCAAAGAGCGTATCGAATTGATAAATACCGCCAACAAAGAGGTGATCATTGCCCTGCTGGATGTGCTGGATGATTCGGAGAGAGCGGCCAAGCAGATGGATACCGCTACGGATGTGAATGCCCTGAAAGACGGCGTAATGCTTGTTTTCAACAAGCTGCACAGCGTGCTGCAGGCTAAAGGCCTGAAGCCTATGGACAGCCTTCAGCAGGAATTTGATGCCGACCTGCATGATGCCATCACAGAGATCCCTGCCCCTGCCGACGAACTGAAAGGCAAGGTACTGGACGTATTGCAAAAAGGCTATTACCTGAATGACAAGATCATCCGTCATGCCCGTGTAGTCGTGGGTAAATGACGATGTGACAGCTATTTATTGTTGATATCAAATAACGGCCCGCTCCGGTGAGTGGGCTTTACAAGTGTATAAGAACATGTCCACCAAAAGAGATTATTACGAAATACTCGGGGTTTCCAAAACTGCTTCGCAGGATGAGATCAAGAAGGCTTACCGCAAAGTAGCCATGCAGTTCCACCCTGACCGTAACCCGGGCAATAAAGAGGCGGAAGAAAAATTCAAGGAAGCGGCTGAGTCCTACGAAGTGCTGAGCGATCCGGACAAACGGGCGCAGTATGACCGTTTCGGGCATGCCGGCGTGGGTAACCGCGGTGGATATGGCAGCGGCCATATGAATATGGATGATATCTTCTCCAATTTCGGGGACATCTTCGGGGAAGATATCTTTGGCAGCTTCTTTGGCGGCGGTGGACGTTCCGGTGGCGGCCAGCGCCGGGGCAGAGGTACCCGCGGCAGCAACCTCCGGGTAAAGATCAAGCTCAATTATGAAGAGATCGCCAAAGGCGCCAATAAAAAGATCAAGGTAAGGAAACATGTCACCTGCACTACCTGTAACGGGCTGGGCGCAAAAGACAGGAATGCATTCCAGACCTGTACCACCTGCCAGGGCTCCGGCCAGGTACGCAAAGTCACACAGACCTTCCTCGGCCAGATGCAGACCGTTACCACCTGCCCTACCTGCAACGGCGAAGGCCAGGTGATCACCAATAAATGCACCACCTGTAAAGGAGAAGGCCGTCAGTACGGAGAAGAGACCGTATCTATCGACATCCCCGCAGGCGTAATGGAAGGCATGCAGCTGAGCATGAGCGGAAAAGGCAATGCCGGCGAAAGAGGCGGCTCACCGGGAGACCTGCTCATTCTCATCGAAGAAGAACCGCATCCCGACCTCCAGCGCGAAGGGCTGAACGTGGCATACGACCTGCATATCTCTTTCCCCGATGCGGCCTTCGGCGTACAGCTCGAAGTACCTACCATCGACGGCAAAGCCAAGATCAAAGTGCCCGCAGGCACCCAAAGCGGCAAGATATTCCGCCTGAAAGGCAAGGGCTTCCCCGCCGTGAACAGCTACGAAAAAGGCGACCAGCTCATTCATGTGAATGTATGGACACCGCAAACGCTGACCGCGGACGAAAAAAGCATGCTGGAAAAAATGCAGGACTCCGGGAACTTCAAACCCAATCCCGAAAAAAGCGATAAAGGATTTTTCGAAAAAGTGAGAGATATTTTCAGTTAAGCTATACGCAGGCTGGCCCAAAAAAGGCCAGCCTTTTTTTATCCCGCTAACCGCCGCAGCGGCTCGTATTTTCCACATTCCTTTTGGAACAGATTACCGCTTTGCCCAACATTTCAATCCGCTTATCTTTGCTCCCATGTCCGACAAATTCCAGATGTTCGAGAACCGCCTGGCGAAAGTGCTGAAACACCTCCGCAAAACCGCAAAGCGGCAGGGGATCACCTGCTTCCGGTTATATGACCGCGACCTGCCGGAGTTCCCGCTCATCATCGAACTGTATGAGGACAAGGTGTATGTGGCCGAATACCGCAGCCAGCACGGCCTTGATGACGAAGCATATGAGCAGTGGCTGGAAAACAGCCTCGATGTGATCGCCAAAGTGCTGGAAGTATCCCGCAACGATCTCTACCTTCGTACCCGTCAACGTAAACAGGACCGGCAAAGCCAGTACGAAAAGCTGGACTTCTCCAAAGAAGAGCTGATCGTGCAGGAAGATGGATTGAAATTCAAGGTGAACCTGTCGGATTATCTGGACAGCGGCCTTTTCCTCGACCACCGCATCACACGGCACATGGTACGGGAAGAAGCGAAGGATAAAAAGGTGCTGAACCTCTTCTGCTATACCGGCTCCTTCTCCGTGTATGCCGCAGCGGGAGGCGCCGCCACCGTCACATCCATCGATCTATCCAAAACCTACCTGCAGTGGGCGGAAGACAATATGCGGCTGAACGGTCTTTTCGATCCTGCCAAACATCAATACATACACGCCGATGTGCTGCAATACCTGGATGAGCTGAAGCTGAATACTTACGACCTGGTTATACTTGATCCGCCCACCTTTTCCAACAGCAAGCGCATGAAGGATTTCCTGGACATCCAGCGAGACCATGTGGAGCTGATCAACAAAGTATTGCTGGCTACCCGCAAAGACGGCGTGATCTACTTCTCCAACAACCTCCGCCGGTTTGAGCTGGATGAAGCGAATATCGCAGCATCCGCCATCCGGAACATTACGGCGCAGACCGTGCCTTTCGATTTTCAGGGCAAGCTGTTGCGGCATTGTTTCCGGATCGTGAAATAGTTTTTTTGCAGGCATTACCGATGCGCTTTTGCCAGCATCATTATGATGTGAACTGTTTTTATTATTTTCCCGCATGCTTACCGGATTTATCCTGGCTTACCTGCTGATCACCGTGCTTATCGGGCAATGGGCGGCGCGCAAAGTGAAGAGCGCGCGCGACTTTGTGGTGGCGGGCCGCAGCCTTCCATTGGGGATCAGCACCTGCGTGATATTTGCCACCTGGTTCGGCTCGGAGACCCTGCTCGGTTCCACCAGCGAATTTTCACAGCACGGTTTACTGGGCGTGATGGAAGATCCCTTCGGCGCGGCATTATGCCTGTTGCTGGTGGGGCTTTTTTATGCCCGTAAATTATACCGCAGCAACCTGCTTACCTTTTGCGATTTTTTCAAAGTACGATACGGGCGCAAGGCCGAGGTGATCTCCGCCTTGCTGATGATCCCCTCCTATTTCGGCTGGATAGCGGCACAGATCGTTGCGATGGGCATTGTGGTGAATACCGTGATGGGCATCGACCCGGTGATCGCCATGATCGCCAGCGGCGTGATCGTCATGGCCTATACTTATGCCGGCGGCATGTGGTCCGTTTCCGTCACGGATTTCCTGCAAACCATCATGATCGTAGCCGGTATCGTCGTGATCACCTGGAGCGTGGTGCAGGATGCGGGCGGTTTGCAAACAGTTGTGGAACGTGCGCCGGAGGGCACCTTCCGCTTCTTCCCGGACCGTACCTGGGAGGGATGGATGCACTATGCCGCGGCCTGGCTCACGATAGGCCTTGGCTCCATTCCCCAGCAGGACGTGTTCCAGCGGCTGATGAGCAGCAAGAGCGAACGGGTGGCGCAGCATGCTTCTTTCATCGGCGCAGCCATGTACCTCGTCATAGGCCTGATGCCCCTGCTGATCGTGCTGTGCGCACAGCAACTCTATCCCGCGCTGATGCAGGACCATGAGAAAATATTGCCGAACCTCGTATTGCAGCACGGTTCGCTGTTCCTGCAGGTGCTGTTCTTCGGCGCTTTGCTCTCCGCTATCATGAGCACTACCAGCGGCGCCATCCTGGCCCCGGCAACAGTATTGGGCGAAAACATCATCCGCCCGCTCTTTTCCAATATCACCGATAAAAAATTCCTTCGCATCATCCGCCTGTCCGTTGTTATCGTTTCCGCGCTGTCCATGCTGATGGCGCTGAGCAGCCAGGATATCTACGAGCTGGTGGCCTCTTCCTCGGTGCTGAGCCTGGTATCGTTATTTGTGCCGCTGACGGCCGGACTGTATTGGAAAAGGTCGAATGAAGCGGGGGCTATCCTGTCTATTCTCGCGGGAACAGCGGGTTACCTGCTGAGCCTGGCCGCGGAAACAACGGTGCCGCCTTTGTTCGTTGGCCTGGGATGCAGTATAGCGGGAATGCTGGCGGGTACTTTTGGATGGAAAACACCTGTTGCGCAAACGGAATAATGGCCTGTCTACTTCAGCCAGTCCGTATATTTCTTTACCTGTTTGATGAGTTTGAGGAACTCCGCCCGGTACCCTTCTTTATCCGGGCCCCGTGACCGTTTAGCCATGTCCGTTACCATCCGCACATTTCCTTCTCCTTTGTATTGCGATTTGCGCAGGAGCATGCCAAAAAGGGCTACGGAGGCGGCAAAGCGGAAATCCGGCGAAGCTGCGGAAAATGCGGCCGGGCGGCCGGGAACGGGCCGCTGCAGGTAATGCCGCATGGTATCATTCGGTTGCCGGTACCATATTTTTACATCCGCCAGCATGCCTTCCTGCGCCGGAAGCACGGGATCGATCTCGTACATCGCTACCACGCAATGCCCGGAGCCTACGATGCCGCCTACGATCCTTTCCCCGTTGCTGTTATCTTCCTTCAATATCCTGTTCTCATACCCGATCAGCCGGTAAGCGTTTACCCTGGCGGGATTGAAGTCCACCTCCGCCCGTACGTCTTTCGCCACGGTGAAAAGCGTGCTGCCAAATTCACGGGCAAACACCTTGTTGGCTTCTTCCAGGTCATCGATATAGGCGAAGTTGCCATTTCCTTTGCTGGCCAGGCCTTCCAGTTTTGAGTCCTTGTAATCTTTCATGCCAAAGCCCAGGCAGGTAAGCAATACGCCGCTTTCTTTTTTCAGCATGATGAGGTCTTCCATATCCTGGTCACTGGTCTGCCCCACGTTAAAATCCCCGTCTGTGGCCATGATCACGCGATTGTTGCCACCGGGTATGAAATTCTCTTCCGCGATCTGGTAGGCCATCATGATGGCGGCCTCCCCGGCTGTGGCGCCTCCCGCGCTGAGATAATCGATGGCATTGAGGATCTTCTCTTTCTGGTGTCCGGGGGTGCAGGGCAATACCAATCCGGGCGTACCGGCATAGGCCACGATGGCCACCCGGTCCCGCGGCCGCAGGTTCCTCACCAGCACCCGGAAGGCTGCCTGCAACAGGGGCAGCTTGTTATAGGTGCCCATGGAACCGGAGATATCTATCAGGAATACCAGGTTGCTCGCAGGCAGGCTGTCCATTTCAATCTGCTGTGCCCGCACGGCGATCTGCAGCAGCTGGTGATCTTTGTTCCAGGGGCATTCCGTATAATGGGAATAAATAGCAAAAAGGCTGTCTGGCTGCGGTAAAGGGTAGCTGTAATGGAAATAGTTGACCAGTTCTTCGATCCGCACGGCATCAACGGGAATGGGTTTGCGCAGCTTTACAAAACGCCGCATGTTGCTGTATGCAGCCCTGTCCACATCGATCGCAAAAGAGGAGACACGGCTTTTGGCGCTTTCCACAAATTTGTTTTCATACAGCTTGCCGTAGGTTTCATCAAAGAATGTGACGGCTCCCATGCCGATATTGCCATAGTTGGGGTTTGTGCTATGGGCAAACCTCGCCCGGGCCTTTGCTTTGGCAATGTCCGCGGAATTGTCCGTCTTCTGATCCGTTAAAGGGCTCAACTCTATGAGCATGCGATCGTGATGTTGCAGGGGCACTATCTTCGTCCTGTAGCCGGGGTGTTCAAAAACAAGGCGGGTGCTGTTATCGGGAATGTCTATACGAAAAAGCCCATACTGATTTGTCGTAACGCAGATGGTATCCTTGTCAATACAGATCTTCACGCCAGGTACAGGGCTACGGCTGATGCTGTCCTGTACCGCCCCGGTGACCCATCCTCTCTGTTGTGCCGCTGACATCGTACTTCCGCATACCCAGAGGAGCAGCATGAGGAACTTATGCATCTTATTTTTGTCTCATACAACGATACATGAAATTAAGAAAATATTTAATCAATTGGTTCTCCGGCGATAGAATTACCGGATTTAGATAGATAATTCTCCTTTTATTCGCTCAACTGGTAGATCTCGGGCAGATTGCGGCCCAAACCGTCATAATCAAGCCCGTAGCCGAGCAGGAACTTATCCGGTACGGAAAAGCCGAGGTAATCGATATGGATGGGATGTGTGGTGGCAGCGGGCTTGTGCAGCAGGGCGGCTACCAGCATCTGGCTGGGCTGCTGGTGGCGCAGCTGGGGGAGGAACTGGCTGAGGGTCTTGCCGGTGTCTACGATATCCTCCAGGATCACCACCGTCCGGCCGTACAGGTCTTCCTCCAGCCCGATGGCGGTGATGACGTTGCCGGTGGATTTGGTGCCTTTGTAGGAGGCCAGTTTGATGAACGATATTTCCGCTTCAATGGTCAGGTATTTGAAGAGGTCGGCCGCGAACATGAACGAGCCGTTGAGTATGGCGATGAACAGCGGCTTTTTGCCCTCCAGGTCGTGGCTCAACTCAAATGCCAGTTCCCGGATACGTTGCTGTAGTTCGGCTTCAGCGAGGTAAGGCTCAAACCGCTTGTCGTGTACTTGTATCGTCATGGTATTATTTTCGAACAATCAGTTGCTGGCCGATCCTGATACCGTTATCAGACAGGTTGTTCCATGCCTGTAACTGGGCCACGGTAATGTTGTATTTCTTCGAAATACTGTATAGTGTTTCTTTTTGCGCGACAATATGATACTGCCCTGTACCAC
This genomic stretch from Chitinophaga sp. XS-30 harbors:
- a CDS encoding von Willebrand factor type A domain-containing protein; the protein is MHKFLMLLLWVCGSTMSAAQQRGWVTGAVQDSISRSPVPGVKICIDKDTICVTTNQYGLFRIDIPDNSTRLVFEHPGYRTKIVPLQHHDRMLIELSPLTDQKTDNSADIAKAKARARFAHSTNPNYGNIGMGAVTFFDETYGKLYENKFVESAKSRVSSFAIDVDRAAYSNMRRFVKLRKPIPVDAVRIEELVNYFHYSYPLPQPDSLFAIYSHYTECPWNKDHQLLQIAVRAQQIEMDSLPASNLVFLIDISGSMGTYNKLPLLQAAFRVLVRNLRPRDRVAIVAYAGTPGLVLPCTPGHQKEKILNAIDYLSAGGATAGEAAIMMAYQIAEENFIPGGNNRVIMATDGDFNVGQTSDQDMEDLIMLKKESGVLLTCLGFGMKDYKDSKLEGLASKGNGNFAYIDDLEEANKVFAREFGSTLFTVAKDVRAEVDFNPARVNAYRLIGYENRILKEDNSNGERIVGGIVGSGHCVVAMYEIDPVLPAQEGMLADVKIWYRQPNDTMRHYLQRPVPGRPAAFSAASPDFRFAASVALFGMLLRKSQYKGEGNVRMVTDMAKRSRGPDKEGYRAEFLKLIKQVKKYTDWLK
- the hpt gene encoding hypoxanthine phosphoribosyltransferase; its protein translation is MTIQVHDKRFEPYLAEAELQQRIRELAFELSHDLEGKKPLFIAILNGSFMFAADLFKYLTIEAEISFIKLASYKGTKSTGNVITAIGLEEDLYGRTVVILEDIVDTGKTLSQFLPQLRHQQPSQMLVAALLHKPAATTHPIHIDYLGFSVPDKFLLGYGLDYDGLGRNLPEIYQLSE